The sequence below is a genomic window from Corallococcus silvisoli.
GCTCGGGACTCACACCGCGCTGCTCGGCGGAGTGCTCCTGCTCTTCACCGTGCTCCTGCGCCGCTCCTACCGTTCGCTGATGGCCGCCGAAGAACACCTGCGGCGCCAGGAGACGATGGCGGCGCTCGGCACGGCCTCCTCGCTCATCGCCCACGAGGTGAAGAACGCGCTCAACAGCATGCAGGCCGCGCTCAGCATGATTCGCGCGAAGGGAGGGGAGACGGCCCTGCCCGTCCAGGCGCTGCGTTCCCAGGCGGACCGGCTCGGACACCTCGCCCGCTCCCTGCTGAGCTTCGCCTCCCCCCAGTCCACGCAGCAGCGCAGCTGCGAGATGCACCTGCTCGTCCAGGACGCGCTTCAAGCCGTGAGGCTCCTGCCGGAAGCAGCGGATGTCGCCGTCGAGACCTCCCTGCAGGAGGGGCTCTTCGTGAAGGGGGATCCGACGCTGCTGGTCTCCGCGGTCGACAACCTCATCCGCAACGCCGTCGAAGCGGGCGCCGTGGCTCATGACACAGGACAGCAGCCGACGCCTCGCGTCGAAGTCCGGCTCCTGCGCGAAGGCGCGGAGGTGGTGCTCCTCGTGGAGGACAACGCAGGAGGCGTGCCCCCGGCCTTCGAGCCCAGGCTCTGGGAGCCCTTCGCGGTGGGCCGCTCGAGGGGCATCGGGCTTGGGCTTCCGATGGTGCGCACGGCCATCCGCGCGCATGATGGAGGAAGCGTTTCCTATACACGCGTGCCCGGAGGCAGCCGCTTCACGGTTCGCCTCCCGCTCGAGAAAATGGCTTCATGAGCACCTCCCTGCTGCTCGTCGATGACGACAGGACCTTCTCCTCGCTCGCGGCCTCCATGCTGAGCCAGGAGGGTTTTCGCGTCCGGGTCGCGCGCTCACTGCATGAGACCCGCGTCGCGCTCGCCGCCGAGGCGCCAGACCTGGTGCTGCTGGACCGCAGGCTGCCGGACGGAGATGGGCTCGACTTCCTGCCCGAGCTGCGCGCCCAGCTTCCGGCGACCATCGTGCTGATGGTGACCGCGCACGGCGACATCGAGAGCGCGGTCGAAGCCATCCGCGCGGGTGCCCGCGACTACCTGAGCAAGCCGGTCGAGATCGACGACCTGGTGATGCGCGCACGCCGCGCGGCGAGCGACCTCCAGCTCCAGGAACGGCTGCGTCAGGCCGAGAGCGTCCTTGAAGGACGGCATCGGATGGCGGAGCCCCGCTCGCCGGCGATGCAGCGGACGCTCGTGATGCTGGAGCGGATCGCCACCACGCCGCGCAGCCCCGTCCTCCTGCTCGGGGAGACCGGGACCGGGAAGGCGGTGCTCGCCCGCCACCTCCACGCCCTGCGCCAGAAGCAGGGAGCCTTCGTGCAGATCAACTGCGCCGCGCTTCCGGACACGATGATGGAGAGCGAGCTCTTCGGACACGAGCGCGGCGCCTTCACGGA
It includes:
- a CDS encoding sensor histidine kinase, whose translation is MSPFVTYQADVKAAEGELLIHLSDRAGLQAQALGAHLGLLRSELQRLAEHPSLRPEDGVAGPELALLENAFGHTSLFSGGVALVSATGQRIWSDPVNMPLGRTALTSRPWFRRMMEKQAASVGLVDEEGGGLIAVAVPIVRDDHVVGLLVGELATASELLPPHRGTNESMVALLGERGRLLLPATPPPLLRQVDLAAHLRPLVDAPGAVTLGGARFLGAAALVPGTEMLLVVLEDEARDRALLKRRYLGQLGTHTALLGGVLLLFTVLLRRSYRSLMAAEEHLRRQETMAALGTASSLIAHEVKNALNSMQAALSMIRAKGGETALPVQALRSQADRLGHLARSLLSFASPQSTQQRSCEMHLLVQDALQAVRLLPEAADVAVETSLQEGLFVKGDPTLLVSAVDNLIRNAVEAGAVAHDTGQQPTPRVEVRLLREGAEVVLLVEDNAGGVPPAFEPRLWEPFAVGRSRGIGLGLPMVRTAIRAHDGGSVSYTRVPGGSRFTVRLPLEKMAS